The Flaviramulus sp. BrNp1-15 genome has a window encoding:
- a CDS encoding choice-of-anchor B family protein: protein MKLQNLYMLFLACILVSVFQSCNDESVEKTETIDTVDSVLAVCENGFAGMYPCNDYDLIGFVSINDLGGNNSAGNDCWGWVDPETQKEYVLFCTTTGVAFVDISEPNEPVIIGKLPTATVNSSWRDIKVNNNYAFIVADNAGNHGMQVFDLTRLGSVTNFPETFSIDAHFTEFGSAHNIIINEANTYAYIVGTGRTSPYQGGTIFIDIENPINPTNAGTLDGYSHDAQVIVYNGPDTDHTGKEIFIGSNEDEIVIVDITNKSNPIQLSSVSYSNIGYTHQGWFTDDLRYFILGDELDEFNIGNNTKTIVFDFSDLDNPTFHFNYFGPTQAIDHNGYVNGDTFYLANYRAGVRMIDISNIENGSMNEVGFFDTYPENNLADFNGAWSVYPYFPSGNIIVSDIDRGLFIIRKSDL, encoded by the coding sequence ATGAAGTTACAAAACCTTTATATGCTATTCTTAGCATGTATACTAGTTTCTGTTTTTCAATCTTGTAATGATGAATCCGTTGAAAAAACAGAAACTATTGACACTGTCGATTCTGTTTTAGCAGTTTGTGAAAATGGTTTTGCTGGTATGTACCCATGTAATGATTACGATTTAATTGGATTCGTCTCAATAAACGACCTAGGCGGCAACAACTCTGCAGGAAATGATTGTTGGGGTTGGGTCGATCCGGAAACTCAGAAAGAATACGTTTTATTTTGTACAACAACCGGAGTTGCTTTTGTTGATATTTCAGAACCAAATGAACCAGTTATAATTGGTAAGTTACCAACTGCCACTGTTAATAGCTCATGGAGAGACATTAAAGTAAACAATAATTACGCCTTTATAGTAGCTGATAATGCTGGTAACCATGGAATGCAGGTTTTTGATTTAACAAGATTAGGATCAGTTACAAATTTTCCAGAAACATTTTCAATTGATGCCCATTTTACTGAATTTGGTAGTGCTCATAATATTATAATTAACGAGGCAAATACATATGCCTATATTGTTGGTACTGGCAGAACTTCTCCATATCAAGGAGGGACAATATTTATAGATATAGAAAACCCAATCAACCCAACAAATGCAGGCACGCTTGATGGCTACTCTCATGATGCTCAAGTGATAGTCTACAATGGCCCTGATACTGACCATACTGGTAAGGAAATTTTCATTGGTAGTAATGAAGATGAAATAGTTATCGTTGATATAACCAATAAATCTAACCCAATTCAACTATCCTCAGTAAGCTATAGCAATATTGGTTATACACACCAAGGCTGGTTCACAGATGATTTAAGGTATTTTATTTTAGGAGATGAACTTGATGAATTTAATATTGGAAACAACACAAAAACCATAGTTTTTGATTTTTCCGATTTAGATAACCCTACATTTCATTTTAATTATTTTGGACCCACACAAGCTATCGACCATAATGGTTATGTAAATGGAGACACATTTTATCTAGCAAATTATAGAGCTGGCGTAAGAATGATTGATATCTCAAATATTGAAAATGGATCCATGAACGAAGTTGGTTTTTTTGATACTTACCCAGAAAATAATTTAGCAGATTTCAATGGTGCATGGAGTGTTTATCCATACTTTCCTAGTGGCAATATTATTGTTAGCGATATTGACCGTGGGTTATTTATAATACGAAAAAGCGATTTATAA
- the thiL gene encoding thiamine-phosphate kinase: protein MIEDKNQQRTQLNDLGEFGLIDHLTKNFKINQKSTVKGIGDDAAVLNFENKKVVVTTDLMVEGIHFDLSYMPLKHLGYKAVIVNLSDVYAMNAIATQITVSIAVSNRFPLEALEDLYAGIETAAKIYNIDVVGGDTTSSNTGLLISVTAIGEVEDNKEIYRNGAKPNDLLVVSGDLGAAYMGLQILEREKEVYKVNPNNQPDLEPYSYIIERQLKPEARKDVIKLLSDLEVNPTSMIDISDGLSSEIIHICKQSKVGCDLYEEKIPLDPQVISTCEEFNIDSTTIALNGGEDYELLFTISQEDFPKIKGNPSLSVIGYIKEEKEGVHLVTRAETKIPLKAQGWKNFND, encoded by the coding sequence ATGATAGAAGATAAAAATCAACAAAGAACACAATTGAACGATTTAGGTGAATTTGGTCTTATAGATCACTTAACCAAAAACTTTAAAATTAACCAAAAATCAACAGTAAAAGGCATTGGTGATGATGCCGCTGTGTTGAATTTTGAAAATAAAAAAGTTGTAGTTACTACAGATTTAATGGTAGAAGGCATCCATTTTGATTTAAGTTACATGCCTCTTAAGCATTTAGGATATAAAGCTGTAATAGTAAATTTATCAGACGTATATGCAATGAATGCTATTGCTACCCAAATTACCGTGTCAATTGCTGTATCTAATAGATTTCCATTAGAAGCTCTTGAGGATTTGTATGCAGGAATTGAAACAGCCGCCAAAATCTACAACATTGATGTGGTAGGAGGAGATACAACATCTTCTAATACTGGTTTATTGATTTCTGTAACTGCAATAGGAGAAGTAGAAGATAATAAGGAGATTTATAGAAATGGTGCAAAACCAAATGATTTACTTGTTGTAAGTGGTGATTTAGGTGCTGCCTATATGGGTTTACAAATTCTTGAACGAGAAAAGGAAGTGTATAAAGTTAACCCAAATAATCAACCAGACTTAGAGCCATATTCATATATTATTGAAAGACAGTTAAAGCCAGAGGCGCGTAAAGATGTTATTAAATTACTAAGTGATTTAGAGGTTAATCCAACTTCTATGATTGATATAAGTGATGGTTTATCCTCTGAAATTATTCACATCTGTAAACAGAGTAAGGTAGGTTGCGATTTATATGAAGAAAAAATACCATTAGACCCGCAGGTTATTTCTACATGTGAAGAGTTTAATATTGATAGTACTACAATTGCTTTAAATGGAGGTGAAGATTATGAGTTATTATTCACAATCTCTCAGGAAGATTTTCCTAAAATAAAAGGAAACCCTAGCTTAAGTGTTATTGGTTATATAAAAGAAGAAAAAGAAGGTGTTCATCTAGTTACTAGAGCTGAAACTAAAATTCCTTTAAAAGCACAAGGGTGGAAAAATTTTAATGACTAA
- a CDS encoding alpha/beta hydrolase, with protein sequence MILQYKGIDIFYEYEGKGSAVVLLHGFLENSNMWRPFISSLSKKNKVICIDLLGHGKTGCLGYIHSMELMAEAVEVVLKHLRIRRYTFIGHSMGGYVALAFAEKNPHTIKGLCLMNSTASADTDEKKKNRDRAILAVKQNHKIFIRLSITNLFRPKNRKLFSKDIIQIIEEAQKTPQQGIIAALEGMKIRKDRKLLLQNNTYKQMIIIGKKDPALDYQSLINQTKNTEVEIVEFPDGHMSFIENKNDLSKTIMYFIENI encoded by the coding sequence ATGATTTTACAATACAAAGGCATTGACATTTTTTATGAATATGAAGGAAAAGGTAGTGCAGTAGTTCTGCTACATGGCTTTTTAGAAAACAGCAATATGTGGCGACCATTCATCTCTTCTCTATCAAAAAAAAATAAAGTTATTTGCATTGATTTATTGGGTCATGGAAAAACAGGCTGCTTAGGCTACATTCATTCTATGGAGCTTATGGCGGAAGCCGTTGAAGTTGTATTAAAACATCTTAGAATTAGACGCTACACATTTATTGGACATTCTATGGGTGGTTATGTAGCTCTCGCTTTCGCGGAAAAAAACCCCCACACAATAAAAGGGCTTTGTTTAATGAACTCTACGGCTAGTGCCGATACAGACGAAAAGAAAAAAAATAGAGATAGAGCAATTTTAGCTGTAAAACAAAATCATAAAATATTTATTAGACTTTCTATCACCAATTTATTTAGACCAAAAAACAGAAAGCTTTTTTCTAAAGATATTATACAAATTATTGAAGAAGCTCAAAAAACACCTCAACAAGGTATTATAGCAGCACTTGAAGGTATGAAAATTAGAAAAGACAGAAAGTTGTTACTACAAAATAACACCTACAAACAAATGATAATTATTGGAAAAAAAGATCCTGCTCTAGATTACCAATCCTTAATTAATCAAACAAAAAATACTGAAGTAGAAATAGTAGAATTTCCTGATGGACACATGAGTTTTATTGAAAATAAAAATGATTTATCGAAAACAATTATGTATTTCATCGAAAATATTTGA
- the brnQ gene encoding branched-chain amino acid transport system II carrier protein, translating to MNKTKETFVFGFALFAGFFGAGNLILPPLLGFKAGGDWWLVTLGFIISATIIPLLAILAHARLQGTMLDFGKKVSPFFSLIFCLCMYAITIALPCPRTAAVAHEMAIASYFGTGALLTSVLYFALAFVFVMNRNKVLSILGKYLTPIIVLIVLAIIVVGVFSSEIQLSSSNLELPLISGLLEGYQTYDAMAGMIMGGIVLVSINNSKANMTFGEKKKMVAKSGFIAIIGLFVIYAGLIAVGAIYNTQFDVNISRTDLLSGLATKTLGSIGSAFLAVLVALSCFTTAVAIIVSVADFFKEYFKKSKMAYLITTIICCVVGVLVGQMNVKYIIDVAIPALMFIYPICIVLILLNVLPEKFASKLVFRAVVLITFVFSIPDFLGFIIPADYLENIKSVIPLASQNLGWILPALIAFILVNLFERFKS from the coding sequence ATGAATAAAACTAAAGAAACCTTTGTGTTTGGCTTCGCTTTATTTGCTGGCTTTTTTGGAGCAGGTAATTTAATTTTACCTCCATTGTTAGGTTTTAAAGCAGGAGGAGATTGGTGGTTGGTAACTTTAGGTTTTATAATTTCTGCAACTATTATTCCTTTACTTGCTATTTTGGCTCATGCCAGATTGCAAGGTACTATGTTAGATTTTGGAAAAAAAGTATCACCTTTTTTTAGTTTAATATTTTGTCTTTGCATGTACGCTATAACTATTGCTTTACCATGTCCTCGAACAGCCGCTGTGGCACATGAAATGGCTATAGCATCTTATTTTGGAACTGGTGCATTACTTACAAGTGTATTATACTTTGCATTAGCATTTGTTTTTGTTATGAATAGGAATAAAGTGTTGAGTATATTGGGTAAATACTTAACACCTATAATTGTTTTAATAGTATTAGCTATTATTGTTGTTGGTGTGTTTTCTTCAGAAATTCAATTGAGTTCTTCGAATTTAGAACTACCATTAATTAGTGGGTTGCTTGAAGGCTATCAAACTTATGATGCAATGGCTGGTATGATAATGGGTGGCATTGTTTTAGTTTCTATTAATAATTCAAAAGCAAATATGACTTTTGGCGAGAAGAAGAAAATGGTTGCTAAATCTGGTTTTATAGCTATCATTGGGTTGTTTGTTATTTATGCTGGTTTAATTGCTGTTGGAGCTATATATAACACGCAATTTGACGTTAATATTTCAAGAACAGATCTTCTTTCTGGGTTAGCTACAAAAACTCTTGGTAGTATTGGGTCTGCTTTTTTGGCTGTTCTTGTTGCTTTGTCTTGTTTTACAACTGCGGTAGCAATTATTGTTAGTGTAGCAGATTTTTTTAAGGAATATTTTAAAAAATCTAAAATGGCTTATTTAATTACTACAATAATATGTTGCGTTGTTGGTGTTTTGGTTGGGCAAATGAATGTGAAGTATATTATAGATGTGGCTATTCCTGCCTTAATGTTTATTTATCCTATATGTATAGTTTTGATTTTATTGAATGTTTTACCTGAAAAATTTGCATCGAAACTAGTTTTTAGAGCAGTAGTTTTAATAACTTTTGTTTTTAGTATTCCGGATTTTTTAGGGTTTATTATACCTGCTGATTATTTAGAAAATATTAAATCAGTAATTCCTTTAGCTAGTCAAAACTTGGGTTGGATTTTGCCGGCTTTAATAGCTTTTATTTTAGTTAATTTATTTGAGAGATTTAAGAGTTAA
- a CDS encoding aspartate kinase: MKVLKFGGTSVGSVKNMCNVKDIINDGEKKIVVLSAMSGTTNQLVAIALDISDNKPNEAIDKINKLHESYFQTIDELLLNKGLNEDVKEYVSGVFNFLVECTYKNFSETLENQIVAQGELLSTYMFNSYLKQENINSALLPALSFMRIDEFKEPDIDYIKSKFSEVYNDTADSKIYITQGFICLDGNDEISNLQRGGSDYTATIIGAAIKADEVQIWTDIDGMHNNDPRHVENTKPISNLSFDEAAELAYFGAKILHPQTVTPVRADGIPVRLKNTMNPDAHGTLISNSTSENGIKAIAAKDNITAIKIKSARMLQAHGFLKKVFEIFETYKTSIDMITTSEVAVSLTIDDDKNLDKILVELEKIATIEVDNNQSIVCLVGHSVVNHQDTYKLFQILQDVKIRMISYGGSNNNISLLINSKDKIKTLGKLNNYLFELVTL, translated from the coding sequence ATGAAGGTATTGAAATTTGGGGGGACATCTGTAGGTTCCGTGAAAAATATGTGCAACGTTAAGGATATAATTAACGATGGAGAGAAGAAAATAGTTGTGCTTTCGGCTATGTCGGGAACAACTAATCAATTAGTTGCTATAGCACTGGATATTTCTGATAATAAGCCAAATGAAGCTATAGACAAAATAAACAAGCTTCACGAATCGTATTTTCAGACCATAGATGAACTTTTGCTTAATAAAGGTTTAAATGAAGATGTTAAGGAATATGTTTCAGGTGTATTTAACTTTTTAGTAGAATGCACTTATAAGAATTTTTCTGAAACTTTAGAAAATCAAATAGTTGCTCAAGGTGAGTTGCTTTCAACATACATGTTTAATAGCTACTTAAAACAGGAGAATATAAATTCAGCATTATTACCTGCATTAAGTTTTATGCGTATTGATGAGTTTAAAGAACCAGACATTGATTATATAAAAAGTAAGTTTTCTGAGGTTTATAACGATACAGCAGATTCTAAAATTTATATTACTCAAGGGTTTATTTGTTTAGACGGTAATGATGAGATTTCAAATTTACAGCGAGGAGGAAGTGATTATACAGCAACTATTATTGGAGCTGCTATTAAAGCTGATGAGGTGCAAATTTGGACAGATATAGATGGGATGCATAATAATGATCCAAGGCATGTAGAAAACACAAAACCTATTTCAAATTTGTCGTTTGATGAGGCAGCAGAATTAGCATATTTTGGTGCAAAAATTTTGCACCCTCAAACCGTTACACCTGTTAGAGCAGATGGTATACCTGTGCGATTAAAAAACACAATGAATCCTGATGCTCATGGCACATTAATTTCCAATAGTACTTCTGAAAATGGTATAAAAGCTATAGCGGCTAAAGATAATATTACGGCAATAAAAATTAAATCTGCAAGAATGTTGCAGGCGCACGGTTTTTTAAAGAAGGTTTTTGAGATTTTTGAGACTTATAAAACATCTATCGATATGATTACAACATCTGAGGTAGCAGTTTCATTAACTATAGATGACGATAAAAACTTAGATAAAATTCTAGTTGAATTAGAAAAAATAGCGACTATAGAGGTTGATAATAATCAAAGTATTGTATGCTTAGTTGGGCATTCTGTAGTTAATCATCAAGATACCTATAAGTTGTTTCAAATATTACAAGATGTAAAAATCAGAATGATTTCTTATGGAGGTAGTAATAACAATATCTCTTTATTAATTAACTCAAAGGATAAAATAAAGACACTAGGCAAGCTAAACAACTATTTATTTGAATTAGTCACTCTGTAA
- a CDS encoding aminopeptidase P family protein, translated as MKYLPIDNKLFIKNRAKFSAKMKPNSLAIFNSNDIYPISADSTMPFEQHRDIFYLSGVDQEESILVLFPDCPKEKHREILFLKETNEHIAIWEGEKLTKEAAFKTSGIKTVYWLQDMGKIMFEIMTQCDTIYINTNEHYRANVETETREDRFTKWLKEKYPAHAVAKSNPILQRLRSVKDDIEIELMQHACNITEKGFRRILSFVKPNVWEYEIEAEFMHEFLRNRSKGFAYTPIIASGNNANVLHYIENNQQCKAGDLILFDVAAEYANYSSDLSRTIPISGTFTKRQKDVYNAVNRVKNEATKMLTPGTIWADYHVEVGKIMTSELLGLGLLDKSDVKNENPDWPAYKKYFMHGTSHHIGLDTHDYGILTEPMQANMVFTVEPGIYIPDEGFGIRLEDDVVIQKTGEPFNLMQNIPIEADEIEDLMNS; from the coding sequence ATGAAATACTTACCCATTGACAATAAGCTATTTATAAAAAATAGAGCAAAATTTTCAGCTAAAATGAAACCTAATAGTTTAGCTATTTTTAACTCTAATGATATTTACCCTATAAGTGCAGATAGCACGATGCCTTTTGAACAACATCGAGATATTTTTTATCTAAGTGGTGTAGATCAAGAGGAAAGTATTCTGGTTTTATTCCCTGATTGCCCGAAAGAAAAACATCGAGAAATTTTATTTTTAAAAGAAACTAACGAACATATCGCTATTTGGGAAGGCGAAAAATTAACTAAAGAAGCCGCATTTAAAACTAGCGGAATCAAAACTGTTTATTGGTTACAAGATATGGGAAAAATCATGTTTGAAATCATGACCCAATGCGACACCATTTACATAAACACCAACGAGCATTATAGAGCAAATGTAGAAACCGAAACCAGAGAAGACCGCTTTACAAAATGGCTAAAAGAAAAATATCCTGCACATGCTGTTGCTAAAAGCAACCCAATATTACAACGTTTACGTTCTGTAAAAGATGATATTGAAATTGAGTTAATGCAGCATGCATGCAACATTACAGAAAAAGGTTTTAGACGCATATTAAGTTTTGTAAAACCAAACGTTTGGGAATATGAAATTGAAGCAGAATTTATGCATGAATTTTTACGCAATCGATCAAAAGGTTTTGCTTACACACCTATAATTGCATCAGGAAATAATGCTAATGTTTTACATTATATAGAAAACAATCAACAATGTAAAGCAGGAGATTTAATCTTGTTTGATGTTGCTGCAGAATATGCTAATTACTCAAGCGACTTAAGCAGAACCATCCCCATTTCAGGAACTTTTACAAAAAGACAAAAAGATGTTTATAATGCTGTGAACAGAGTTAAAAATGAAGCTACCAAAATGTTAACACCCGGAACTATTTGGGCAGATTATCATGTTGAAGTTGGAAAAATCATGACCTCAGAACTTTTAGGTTTAGGTTTGTTAGATAAATCTGATGTTAAAAATGAAAATCCTGATTGGCCTGCTTATAAAAAATACTTCATGCATGGAACTTCACACCATATTGGTTTAGACACACATGATTACGGTATTTTAACTGAGCCTATGCAAGCAAATATGGTATTTACTGTAGAACCTGGAATTTATATTCCTGACGAAGGTTTTGGTATTAGATTAGAAGATGACGTGGTTATTCAGAAAACTGGTGAACCATTTAATTTAATGCAAAACATTCCTATTGAAGCTGATGAAATTGAAGACCTTATGAACTCATAA
- a CDS encoding T9SS type A sorting domain-containing protein, producing the protein MKPNPLLKVFFVLSYLVPTLVINAQIGLKELSLEKQIQNSNTVVEGKVKSKKSFWNAQDGLIYTANTIEVYKVFKGKSVSTIDVITLGGTVGLKALIANPSLKLQVGDIGVFTLIENDDLSPTTKSDSVLKQFKPYGSIQGFYKYNLYSDVAVNPFNKKQGIKSSFYSEIMSFIKKQYVEVEVFDAVNKTSVFNKGSLFVPSGIAFSPTTASAGTGTVLTITGSDFGGTTGTVWFSNADDGGATFVSALGTQVLSWSDTQITVEIPSNAGTGPIMVEDAVSASAVSAASLTVSYAEINVIYDANGTIPPEAYPVQHVDINGSGGYTLEMFTDFFDNSEHDGAKVAFESALNEWVCQSGVNWVISGSATSVDIVDYESDPTGANGAPVNVIRFDNGSELDTNVLGVCYSWYSGCGGAGGIDWYVGEMDIVFDSETNWHFDTGLPEFSEYDFQSVALHELGHGHQLGHVIDVVSDGDNLDDVMHYAISNSEQQRVLSANNIIAANDVQSRSTSLMVCGQSLMTDASCPLSIAEEELKQAITLYPNPARNEVFIKNDSFINLDKAVIYDISGRLVSEYDLSNTVRTKPISLIGVSRGIYFVKIHSERAFVTKKIILE; encoded by the coding sequence ATGAAACCAAATCCACTTTTAAAAGTATTCTTTGTTTTATCGTATTTAGTACCTACATTAGTTATTAATGCTCAGATAGGGCTTAAAGAATTATCATTAGAGAAACAGATTCAAAATTCAAATACAGTTGTAGAAGGAAAGGTAAAATCAAAAAAATCCTTTTGGAATGCGCAGGATGGATTAATATATACAGCAAATACTATTGAAGTTTATAAAGTTTTTAAGGGAAAATCAGTATCTACTATAGATGTAATTACTTTAGGAGGAACAGTTGGTTTAAAGGCTTTAATAGCAAACCCAAGTTTAAAGCTTCAAGTAGGTGATATAGGTGTTTTTACATTAATAGAAAATGATGATTTATCACCAACTACCAAAAGTGATTCCGTTCTAAAACAATTTAAACCTTATGGTTCAATTCAGGGGTTTTACAAATACAATTTATATTCAGATGTAGCGGTAAATCCATTTAATAAAAAACAAGGTATAAAATCGTCTTTTTATAGTGAAATAATGTCTTTTATTAAAAAGCAATATGTTGAGGTTGAGGTTTTTGATGCTGTAAATAAAACTTCTGTATTTAATAAGGGAAGCTTGTTTGTGCCTTCGGGAATAGCCTTTTCGCCAACAACAGCATCAGCAGGAACCGGTACAGTGCTTACAATAACAGGTTCTGATTTTGGAGGAACAACAGGAACAGTTTGGTTTAGTAATGCTGATGATGGAGGAGCTACTTTTGTTAGTGCGTTAGGTACGCAAGTGTTGTCTTGGAGTGATACTCAAATTACAGTAGAAATACCATCAAATGCGGGAACAGGTCCTATTATGGTTGAAGATGCTGTTTCAGCAAGTGCTGTGTCTGCAGCTAGCTTAACAGTCTCTTATGCTGAAATAAATGTTATTTATGATGCTAATGGTACAATTCCTCCTGAAGCTTATCCAGTACAACATGTAGATATTAATGGTAGTGGTGGGTATACCTTGGAAATGTTTACAGATTTTTTCGATAACTCTGAGCATGATGGAGCAAAAGTTGCTTTTGAAAGTGCTCTAAATGAATGGGTTTGTCAATCAGGAGTCAATTGGGTAATTAGTGGTAGCGCCACATCTGTTGATATTGTAGATTATGAGAGTGATCCAACTGGGGCTAATGGAGCACCTGTTAATGTTATTCGTTTTGATAACGGTTCTGAATTAGATACAAATGTGTTAGGAGTATGTTATTCATGGTATTCTGGTTGTGGTGGTGCTGGAGGTATTGATTGGTATGTTGGTGAGATGGATATAGTTTTTGATAGTGAAACAAATTGGCATTTTGATACAGGATTACCTGAATTTAGTGAATATGATTTTCAAAGTGTAGCTCTACATGAATTGGGTCATGGACATCAGTTAGGTCATGTTATTGATGTGGTAAGTGATGGAGATAATTTAGATGATGTTATGCATTATGCAATTTCTAATAGTGAACAACAAAGAGTTTTAAGTGCAAATAATATAATAGCAGCTAATGATGTTCAAAGTAGAAGTACGAGTTTAATGGTTTGTGGTCAATCATTAATGACAGATGCTTCGTGTCCATTAAGTATTGCAGAGGAAGAATTAAAACAAGCAATTACATTATATCCAAATCCAGCTAGAAATGAGGTTTTTATTAAAAATGATTCGTTTATTAATTTAGATAAAGCTGTTATATATGATATTAGTGGAAGGTTAGTTTCTGAATATGACTTATCAAATACTGTAAGAACAAAACCTATTAGCTTAATAGGTGTTTCAAGAGGGATTTATTTTGTTAAAATTCACTCAGAAAGAGCTTTTGTAACTAAAAAAATTATTTTAGAATAA
- a CDS encoding succinate dehydrogenase cytochrome b subunit, with protein MSGFFKSSIGRKVAMSLSAFFLMFFLIIHLAVNITSLFSANLFNEMSHFMGTNPLVQFALQPVLIFGVVFHFVMGFVLELKNKKANGVKYARNNGAANSTWMSRNMIYSGLVVLAFIVLHFIDFWIPELNTKYVVGDMSGMHDGNFRYYHELVEKFHNPIRVAAYVIAFILLGLHLAHGFKSAFQSMGASTIRKERLQTISNIYSVVIPLGFIIIAVYHYFNH; from the coding sequence ATGAGTGGATTTTTTAAATCTTCAATTGGAAGAAAAGTAGCTATGTCACTTTCCGCATTCTTCCTCATGTTTTTCTTAATTATACATTTAGCAGTAAATATTACATCGTTATTTAGTGCCAATTTGTTTAATGAAATGTCTCATTTCATGGGAACAAACCCTTTAGTACAATTCGCGTTACAACCAGTTTTAATTTTTGGTGTTGTGTTTCATTTTGTTATGGGATTTGTTTTAGAATTGAAAAACAAAAAAGCAAATGGTGTTAAGTATGCAAGAAATAATGGTGCTGCGAATTCTACTTGGATGAGCAGAAACATGATTTACAGCGGTTTAGTTGTATTAGCTTTTATTGTATTACACTTTATTGATTTTTGGATTCCTGAACTTAACACTAAATATGTTGTTGGTGATATGTCTGGAATGCACGATGGTAATTTTAGATACTATCATGAATTAGTAGAGAAATTCCATAACCCAATTAGAGTTGCGGCCTATGTTATAGCTTTTATATTATTAGGTTTACACTTAGCACATGGTTTCAAATCAGCTTTTCAATCAATGGGTGCATCAACTATTAGAAAAGAACGTTTACAAACTATTAGTAATATATATTCTGTAGTAATTCCATTAGGGTTTATAATTATAGCAGTTTATCATTACTTTAACCATTAA